A region of the Flavobacteriales bacterium genome:
TTTCCAGCGATAAAACAGACACCGATTTTGCTATTCGGTTAACGGATGTTTATCCTGACGGCCGATCGATGTTGATTGTTGATGGAATCAGAAGATTACGTTTCAGAGATGGTTTCACTTCTTCAGATACGGCACAGGGCATTCCTGGAACTGTTTATGAATTGGACGTTGAACTTCCATTTAGTTGCATCACTTTTTTAACCGGACATAAAATCAGAGTTGACATCAGCAGTGCAAATTATCCGCGGTATGATGTGAACTTAAATAATGGCGGAATCATGTACACCTCCGGTGATAGTTTAGTGGCGCAGAATACCGTTTTTCACAATAGCAATCAATCTTCTTATGTCGAACTGATGCTGACAGATTTTATTGGAGGAGTTAGCGAAAATCCTTACAGTACACTGAACCTCTATCCAAATCCTGCTGCTGATAAAATTATGGTGGAAGAAATATATAATAATTGCAATTACTCCATCAGCGATATTCAGGGGAAAAAAGTTATGGGTGGACGAATTAATAATCGTCAAATTTTAGTGCAATCACTTGTGTCCGGATTGTACTTCATAGAAATTGAATACAAGGGAGAAAAATTAATCAGTAAATGGGTGAAAGAATGAAAAGTAAATTAGTTGGTTTTATAGTTGCGTTGTTTGTTTTTGCATTTCATTTGAGTGAAGCACAAACCTGTTCGCATCGCGGTCATGCCCATTCGTTAAGATCCAATATGGAGTCTTTACGCAGCGATACCATTGATGTGCTGGATTATGATATTTTTCTGGATGTCACCGATTTTTCCGGTGCCACCATTGGAGGAAGCACTACAGTTAAATTTCATCCTCTGATGAATAATATTCAGCAACTTTCACTTGACCTGTTGCATATGAATATTGATTCGGTTAAAATGGGCACCCAAGTTTTAGCATATACCTATACAGATACGCTACTCCAGGTAATTCTTCCCGGCACCTATTCAACTGCTGATACCTTACAGGTTTCTGTGTTTTATCATGGAACTCCTCAAATGGATCCTTCCGGTTGGGGAGGCTGGTATTGGAATTCGGGATATGCATTTAATCTTGGAGTAGGATTTGAAGCCATTCCTCATAATTACGGACGGGTATGGCATGCCTGCTTCGATAATTTTATAGAACGTGCTACTTACACCATTACGGTGAAAACGAACAATGGAAAGCGTGCTTATTGCAACGGTTATCTTGTGAACGAAACAGTGAATGGTTCAGATATTATTCGTCAATGGAGAATGGATACACCGATACTTTCTTATTTGGCTTGTGTAAATGTTGCAGCATATACACATGTTCAACAAAGTTATGTGAGTCCGATTACCTCCAACACCACTCCAATCTGGTTAACAGCTTTACCGGTTGATACCACCAATATGAAAAATTCATTTGTGCATTTGCCCGATGCGCTGGAAGCTTTTGAAACAGGTTATGGTCCTTACATCTGGAATAAAGTTGGCTATTCATTGGTTCCGTTTTCATCCGGTGCTATGGAACACGCTACAAACATTGCATATCCATTACTTACTGCCAATGGTTCTACCTTTTATGAAACATTAATGGCGCATGAACTTTCTCATCACTGGTGGGGCGATTTGGTGACTTGCATTTCGGCAGAACATATGTGGATTAATGAAGGGATGGCTCGTTATTCGGAATGTTTATTTTTAGAACATCTGTATGGTAGCGCCCGTTACAATAAAGAAATCCGCGATAATCATAAAAATGTATTGTGGAAAGCGCATATTGATGATGGCGGGTATTTTGCATTATCGGCCATTCCATTGAATGTTACTTACGGAACAACTACCTACGATAAAGGAGCAGATGTAGTGCACACGATGCGCTCTTACATTGGTGATACCTTATTCTTCGCGGGTTTGCATCAAATTATTGCCAATAATCAATTTCAAAATTTATCCAGTGAAGATTTTCGCGATCAGATGAATTTAATTCCCGGGGTTGATCTTAACGATTTTTTTGATGGCTGGATTTTAAATCCCGGATTTCCACACTTCAGTATCGATTCCATTCATTATGTACAAAATGGTCCCAATTGGGATGCACAATTATTCATCGGACAAAAACTTCGCGGTGCTCCGGCTTATTATAATAATGTTCCTATCAATGTGTTTTTCAGAGATGCATCTTGGAATGTTTTTGTTGTTAGAGTGATGGCGGGCGGAGCACAATCGGTTGTTACCGTTCAGGTTCCATTCCAACCGGTTTATGCATCTTTAAATGAAGATGAAAAAATAAGTGATGCTGTTACCGGAGAAAATTTGGTTATTAAAACGAATGGATTGAAAGGTGTTGATCATGCCAATTTTCAATTTAATGTTTATGGTGTTAATGATTCGGCATTTGTGCGTGTAGAACATCACTGGGTGGGTCCGGATGATTTTATGCAAGCGGATTTTTATCATGTGCTTTCTCCGGATCGTTATTGGAGATTGACGGGAATTGACTGGCAAAATATTTACGCAACGGCGAAATTAAATTATAATGGAACCACTACCGGAGCTGGATATTTAGATGATGGATTAATGGTGGATCACGGCTCGGTGTTGTTTCATGAAGATAGCTTGATTTTATTTTACAGATCTAAGCCGGGAGAACAGTGGACAGAATATCCGCATTATACCCGACAAACCCAGGCCAGTAAATTTGATAAAGTGGGCACAATTGTGATTGATAGTGTAAAAATGGGTGAATACACATTCGGAATGCGTGTGGGAACGGTAGGTATAAGTGAAATTGTAAAAGACAATCTTGAAATTTATCCTAATCCTGTATCTGAAACTGTAATAATTAATGTTGAATCAATTGCAGGTAATAAAGGATCGATACAGATTATGGATGCTTCCGGAAAGAT
Encoded here:
- a CDS encoding T9SS type A sorting domain-containing protein → MKSKLVGFIVALFVFAFHLSEAQTCSHRGHAHSLRSNMESLRSDTIDVLDYDIFLDVTDFSGATIGGSTTVKFHPLMNNIQQLSLDLLHMNIDSVKMGTQVLAYTYTDTLLQVILPGTYSTADTLQVSVFYHGTPQMDPSGWGGWYWNSGYAFNLGVGFEAIPHNYGRVWHACFDNFIERATYTITVKTNNGKRAYCNGYLVNETVNGSDIIRQWRMDTPILSYLACVNVAAYTHVQQSYVSPITSNTTPIWLTALPVDTTNMKNSFVHLPDALEAFETGYGPYIWNKVGYSLVPFSSGAMEHATNIAYPLLTANGSTFYETLMAHELSHHWWGDLVTCISAEHMWINEGMARYSECLFLEHLYGSARYNKEIRDNHKNVLWKAHIDDGGYFALSAIPLNVTYGTTTYDKGADVVHTMRSYIGDTLFFAGLHQIIANNQFQNLSSEDFRDQMNLIPGVDLNDFFDGWILNPGFPHFSIDSIHYVQNGPNWDAQLFIGQKLRGAPAYYNNVPINVFFRDASWNVFVVRVMAGGAQSVVTVQVPFQPVYASLNEDEKISDAVTGENLVIKTNGLKGVDHANFQFNVYGVNDSAFVRVEHHWVGPDDFMQADFYHVLSPDRYWRLTGIDWQNIYATAKLNYNGTTTGAGYLDDGLMVDHGSVLFHEDSLILFYRSKPGEQWTEYPHYTRQTQASKFDKVGTIVIDSVKMGEYTFGMRVGTVGISEIVKDNLEIYPNPVSETVIINVESIAGNKGSIQIMDASGKMVLEQVCDQKKISCSVQGWPSGTYVVVLLDKSGKKIKTGKLVVR